One segment of Alnus glutinosa chromosome 2, dhAlnGlut1.1, whole genome shotgun sequence DNA contains the following:
- the LOC133859127 gene encoding NDR1/HIN1-like protein 6 — translation MSDHQRIHPVVHDVEAPHTPTAPLVQQGAPKSDKEEQYPTHQRTIPVKHSRPPKRRSCCCKFFCWTISLLLLLVLIIAVVVGILFLVFQPKLPKFSVDKLQITQFNLGTDDSLSSTFDVTVTARNPNKKIGIYYESGSDISGWYVDTKLCEGALPKFYQGHRNTTVLILPLTGQTQNATSLVNALQQQQQETGNIPLSLKVNQPVRIKLGKLKLFKIKFRVRCTLVVDALTANNTEIKIQSSSCKFSLRL, via the coding sequence ATGTCAGATCATCAGAGAATCCATCCCGTCGTCCACGATGTGGAGGCACCGCATACACCAACGGCTCCATTGGTGCAGCAGGGCGCGCCCAAATCCGACAAAGAGGAGCAGTACCCTACACACCAGCGTACCATCCCCGTGAAGCACTCGAGACCGCCAAAGAGGAGAAGCTGCTGCTGCAAGTTCTTCTGTTGGACGATATCCCTGCTGTTGCTTCTAGTGCTTATCATCGCGGTAGTCGTCGGAATCCTATTCCTCGTGTTCCAACCAAAGCTTCCCAAGTTCTCAGTCGACAAATTGCAAATAACCCAATTCAACCTCGGTACCGACGACAGCTTGTCCTCTACTTTCGACGTGACAGTCACGGCGAGAAATCCAAACAAGAAGATCGGAATATATTATGAGAGTGGAAGCGATATCAGTGGGTGGTACGTAGACACAAAACTATGCGAAGGGGCTTTGCCGAAATTCTACCAGGGCCACCGGAACACGACGGTGCTTATCCTGCCTTTGACAGGGCAAACCCAAAACGCCACATCACTGGTGAACGCTCTCCAACAGCAGCAGCAAGAGACGGGAAATATTCCGCTGTCTCTAAAAGTGAACCAGCCGGTGAGAATTAAGCTTGGGAAATTGAAGCTGTTTAAGATCAAGTTCAGGGTTAGGTGTACACTGGTGGTGGATGCCCTTACTGCTAACAATACTGAGATTAAAATTCAGAGTAGTAGCTGTAAGTTCAGCCTTAGGCTATAA